A portion of the Syntrophobacterales bacterium genome contains these proteins:
- a CDS encoding enoyl-CoA hydratase/isomerase family protein, which yields MGYETLIVEKEDNLAIIKLNRPPVNPLSVKSYLELYDAVCELDNDAGVGAIIITGNGDKAFAAGLDVKDVMGKSAVETLDFLWTGPRKTFDKLTSIEKPTIAAVFGLALGGGCEVAICCDFRIASDDAIFGLPEINLGIMPGSGATQRLPRLIGVARAKDMLLTGDNINAEEAYRFGLVSKVVPKDKLMDEAKALGKKLAAKPKVSLGLIKKCIDSGLNMDLGSGLTMEMDCFSIAFTSEDGREGVNAFAEKRKPVYKGK from the coding sequence ATGGGCTATGAGACGCTGATAGTTGAAAAAGAAGACAATCTTGCGATCATCAAATTAAACAGACCGCCTGTAAATCCCCTGAGCGTCAAGTCTTACCTAGAGCTCTATGATGCGGTCTGTGAACTTGATAATGATGCAGGAGTGGGGGCGATCATCATAACGGGCAATGGCGACAAGGCTTTTGCCGCAGGACTTGATGTAAAAGACGTCATGGGGAAGTCAGCGGTGGAGACCCTTGATTTTCTCTGGACAGGCCCAAGAAAAACGTTTGATAAGCTGACGAGTATTGAGAAACCGACAATAGCTGCCGTTTTCGGCCTTGCCTTAGGCGGTGGTTGTGAAGTGGCAATCTGTTGTGATTTCAGGATTGCCTCCGATGACGCTATCTTTGGTTTACCGGAGATCAATCTTGGAATAATGCCTGGGTCAGGAGCCACACAAAGGCTTCCCAGACTCATCGGGGTGGCCCGCGCAAAGGATATGCTGCTCACGGGCGACAACATAAACGCGGAGGAGGCCTATCGTTTCGGTCTCGTAAGCAAAGTGGTTCCGAAAGACAAGCTGATGGATGAAGCGAAAGCCTTAGGCAAGAAACTGGCGGCAAAACCGAAAGTCAGCCTTGGGCTCATAAAAAAATGTATTGACAGCGGACTCAATATGGATCTCGGATCAGGATTGACTATGGAGATGGATTGCTTTTCTATCGCGTTTACTTCCGAGGACGGCCGGGAAGGAGTGAACGCTTTTGCCGAGAAAAGAAAGCCTGTTTACAAGGGTAAGTAG
- a CDS encoding 3-hydroxybutyryl-CoA dehydrogenase, whose protein sequence is MEIKTIGVLGAGVMGNGIAQVAAQAGFNVIMRDIEDRFVEGGIKNIDKFLSKTVEKGKMTAEQKAAVMGKIKGTTNIGDMKDADFIIEVIIEVMDVKKKVFAELDEIVKPEVILSSNTSSMSITEIAAATKRPDKIVGMHFFNPVPLMKLVEVIRGVRTSDETTATTIALSKKVGKEPVEVKVDVPGFLANRLMMANAVEAIKLFEQGIATKEDIDKAAKLGLNYPMGPFELMDLTGIDINLHVLDYFYKELPKENKWDAPLAIKNQVRAGLLGRKTGKGWYDYSKK, encoded by the coding sequence ATGGAGATTAAAACTATTGGAGTGTTAGGCGCAGGCGTTATGGGGAATGGAATCGCCCAGGTTGCCGCTCAGGCCGGCTTCAATGTCATAATGAGAGACATTGAGGACAGGTTTGTAGAGGGCGGCATCAAGAATATCGACAAGTTTCTTTCAAAGACAGTCGAAAAAGGGAAAATGACCGCCGAGCAGAAAGCCGCCGTCATGGGCAAGATCAAGGGCACTACAAATATTGGTGACATGAAGGATGCGGATTTCATCATTGAAGTTATTATTGAAGTCATGGATGTCAAAAAGAAAGTATTTGCAGAACTTGACGAGATAGTGAAACCAGAGGTCATTCTTTCTTCTAACACCTCTTCCATGTCGATCACCGAGATCGCAGCCGCCACGAAGAGACCCGACAAAATCGTAGGTATGCACTTTTTTAACCCGGTTCCTCTCATGAAACTTGTGGAGGTTATCAGGGGTGTAAGAACGAGCGACGAAACAACAGCCACGACAATCGCGCTTTCGAAGAAAGTCGGCAAAGAACCCGTTGAAGTTAAAGTGGATGTTCCGGGTTTTCTCGCCAATAGACTCATGATGGCAAACGCGGTAGAAGCAATCAAACTGTTTGAGCAGGGCATTGCCACCAAAGAAGATATCGATAAGGCAGCGAAACTCGGCCTCAACTACCCGATGGGCCCGTTTGAGCTTATGGACCTAACCGGCATTGACATCAATCTCCATGTCTTGGATTATTTCTATAAAGAGCTTCCGAAAGAGAATAAATGGGATGCCCCTCTTGCCATCAAGAACCAAGTAAGGGCCGGTCTGCTCGGAAGAAAAACCGGTAAAGGATGGTACGATTACTCGAAGAAATAA